The Deltaproteobacteria bacterium genome contains the following window.
TGAGTATGTCTATAAGCTTATCTGCTATTGGCACAACCCTTTCCTTCGATCCCTTGCCCCTTATCTTTAAAAAGCCTTCGTTCCAATAGATATTGCCTATTTTTAAATTGACAAGTTCAGTTATCCTTAAGCCCGTAGCATATAGAAATATGAATATTAAAAGATTGCGTCTTGTGGTTATATTGTTTTCATACAGATATTTTTCTATCAGTTCATCTGTTTTCGTATGAGAAATCGTTCGGGGTAGTTTTTTTGTTATTTTTATGTTTTTTATGTTCTCTGTATTAATTCCTTTTACAACGCATTTTTTGGTCAGGAATTTTATGAATCCTCTTATTGCAGATAGCTTTCTGTTTATACTAATAGCTTTTAACCCCTTGCTCCCTAAAAATAATTTTAATTTCCGTATGGTTTTTTTGTCTTCAATAGAGAGATGCTGTTCTTTCAGGAAATTTGAGAATTGTTCTAAATCTCGCCTATAAGAGAAAGTTGTGTTTGTAGAGAGACCTTTATTGGATGCGACGAAGCGAATGTATTTGTCTACTAATAATTGTGTGCTCTTAGTTTCC
Protein-coding sequences here:
- a CDS encoding tyrosine-type recombinase/integrase, whose protein sequence is METKSTQLLVDKYIRFVASNKGLSTNTTFSYRRDLEQFSNFLKEQHLSIEDKKTIRKLKLFLGSKGLKAISINRKLSAIRGFIKFLTKKCVVKGINTENIKNIKITKKLPRTISHTKTDELIEKYLYENNITTRRNLLIFIFLYATGLRITELVNLKIGNIYWNEGFLKIRGKGSKERVVPIADKLIDILKKYIENERPFFIKHKTNDYLFISSRGTKFTRQAIWKISKKIGGEDTSPHTWRHTFATHLLEGGVSLRALQKMLGHSSLTTTQIYTHVANNLLTMELSKKHPRSTK